The following are encoded together in the Panicum virgatum strain AP13 chromosome 6K, P.virgatum_v5, whole genome shotgun sequence genome:
- the LOC120712020 gene encoding uncharacterized protein LOC120712020, producing the protein MAPPASAALLGPPVAAAALNTNVAVTADPMPTREESSDEYSSSDDDSDISPMACGGEAKKAVAKEALRSGRALAYASSGDPCVDFFFQVVPGATSGADVAALLDVAWSRDARAALRLVCHLRGVRGLGKGDREGFYAAALWMHARHPKTLAGNLATFARFGCLKDLPEILYRILHGGRMEEEGDRRKQQQDLRHGMKRRRSDGEFKAAKERKRQEEAELARTALARYESDESFRFLYDRVAETFAEMLKSDVEHLSAGDTAKIGLAAKWCPSLRSSYDRAILLCEAIARRIFPRESSQEYLNISDKHYAYRIRDRLRREVLVPLRKALELPEVYMCACKFEELPYARVASVAMRKYKEVFQKHDKHRVTSFFDEVRTGHARMPADGVLPHELISAALKGEHDEAAELQWRRMAASLAAEGRLANCIAVCGLSGAAAAVADQPASAAIALGLLISELSQEPWKGRVITFDETHQLHKVRGANLKEKLRPLVAAMGAHRKGANLQGVFCKILQLAVAGGLRKDMMLKRVFVLSDMDFDGWTGAASVWKTEYQGICDKFAAEGFTVPQVVFWNVGTSKASMPVVAEQEGAALVSGYSKNLVRLFLEADGELTPAAVVADAISGQEYDALEVFD; encoded by the coding sequence atggccccgcccgcctccgccgcgctacTCGGGCCCCCTgtggcggccgccgccctcAACACCAACGTCGCTGTCACTGCGGATCCCATGCCCACCCGCGAGGAGTCGTCCGACGAGTACTCCTCGTCCGACGACGACTCAGACATCTCACcgatggcgtgcggcggcgaggcgaagaAGGCGGTGGCGAAGGAGGCGCTGCGGTCCGGGCGCGCGCTCGCCTACGCCTCGTCCGGCGACCCCTGCGTCGACTTCTTCTTCCAGGTCGTCCCCGGCGCTACCTCGGGTGCCGACGTGGCCGCGCTCCTCGACGTCGCGTGGTCCCGCGACGCGCGCGCCGCACTCAGGCTCGTCTGCCACctccgcggcgtgcgcggcctgGGCAAGGGCGACAGGGAGGGCTTCTACGCTGCTGCGCTCTGGATGCACGCTCGCCACCCCAAGACGCTCGCCGGGAACCTCGCCACCTTCGCCAGGTTCGGCTGCCTCAAGGACCTCCCCGAGATCCTCTACCGCATCCTCCACGGCGGCCGCATGGAAGAGGAAGGCGATCGCCgcaagcagcagcaggaccTCCGCCACGGGATGAAGCGCCGCCGCAGCGACGGCGAGTTCAAGGCTGCCAAGGAGAGGAAACGCCaggaggaggcggagctggCGCGGACGGCGCTCGCGCGCTACGAGTCCGACGAGTCCTTCCGCTTCCTCTACGACCGCGTCGCCGAGACGTTCGCCGAGATGCTCAAGTCCGACGTCGAGCACCTGAGCGCGGGCGACACCGCCAAGATCGGGCTCGCCGCCAAGTGGTGCCCGTCGCTCCGGTCGTCCTACGACCGCGCGATACTGCTTTGCGAGGCCATCGCCCGCCGCATCTTCCCGCGCGAGTCCAGCCAGGAGTACCTCAACATCTCGGACAAGCACTACGCCTACCGCATCCGTGACCGGCTCCGCCGCGAGGTTCTGGTGCCGCTGCGCAAGGCGCTCGAGCTCCCGGAGGTGTACATGTGCGCGTGCAAGTTTGAAGAGCTGCCGTACGCGCGCGTGGCGTCCGTCGCCATGCGCAAGTACAAGGAGGTATTCCAGAAGCACGACAAGCACCGCGTGACCAGCTTCTTCGACGAGGTGCGCACCGGCCACGCCAGGATGCCAGCAGATGGAGTGCTGCCGCACGAGCTCATCTCTGCGGCGCTCAAGGGGGAGCATgacgaggcggcggagctccagtGGCGTCGCATGGCGGCCTCCCTTGCCGCTGAGGGCCGCCTGGCCAATTGCATCGCGGTGTGCGGGCTctctggcgccgccgctgccgtcgcggACCAACCAGCCTCGGCGGCCATCGCTCTGGGTCTCCTGATCTCTGAGCTGAGCCAGGAGCCATGGAAGGGGCGCGTGATCACCTTCGACGAGACGCACCAGCTACACAAGGTGCGCGGCGCGAACCTCAAGGAGAAGCTGCGGCCGCTGGTGGCGGCAATGGGGGCGCACAGGAAGGGCGCAAACCTGCAGGGCGTGTTCTGCAAGATCCTGCAGCTGGCGGTGGCTGGCGGGCTGCGCAAGGACATGATGCTTAAGAGGGTGTTCGTGCTGAGCGACATGGACTTTGACGGGTGGACAGGCGCCGCGTCTGTGTGGAAGACAGAGTACCAGGGCATATGCGACAAGTTCGCCGCCGAGGGGTTCACTGTGCCGCAGGTGGTGTTCTGGAACGTGGGGACGTCCAAGGCGTCCATGCCGGTGGTGGCCGAGCAGGAGGGCGCAGCCCTGGTGAGCGGCTACTCCAAGAACCTGGTGAGACTCTTCCTGGAGGCGGACGGCGAGCTCACACCGGCCGCCGTCGTAGCTGACGCCATCTCTGGCCAGGAGTATGACGCACTGGAGGTGTTCGACTGA
- the LOC120712019 gene encoding uncharacterized protein LOC120712019: protein MAAVLLGPPVIRGARPPPTAAAAAAEGPASHPFLDLLDACFNNDAPAAASDGADGGMGPRMMRTENNSATYASSGNPCLDLFFQVVPDTPPQRVRELVTLAWAHDPLTALKLVANLRGVRGTGKSDKEGFYAAALWLHERHPKTLACNLPALAEFGYLKDFPELLYRLIHGADVRKLAKDKVGIAKIRRKVAEVRAARLAGTKRAGSHTAAPQPAAAPVLADFVSAALSNPKTKSKRGSKSGGGEVSAAAMETEEEASHDQAAEAMEQKPEKIEVDHKEAAAAKKEIAMTKEVRKVAKLAVQSLETYYNDGAYRFLLDCVAQFFADLLASDVEQLAPGGQKRKIGLAAKWCPTPGSSFDRTTLLCEAIARRLFPRDSSPEYSDLSEEHYAYRVLHRLRREVLVPLRKVLELPEVYMSAQRWSELPYTRVASVAMRRYKDLFKKHDEARFDKYLEDVEAGKAKIAAGALLPHEIAAAAFRGEADDVSELQWRRMVEDLRKKGSLSNCIAVCDVSGSMSGTPIEVCVALGLLISELSEKPWGGRVITFSETPQIHKIEGKTLTQKMSFIMRMQWNMNTNFQAVFDRILRTAVDGRLPKDKMIRTVFVFSDMEFDQASANPWETDYQVICGKFKDAGYGDAVPQIVFWNLRDSRSTPVTSTQPGVAMVSGFSKNLVKLFLENDGVVSPEAVMAAAISGSEYQKLAVFD, encoded by the coding sequence atggccgccgtcctcctcggcCCTCCCGTCATCCGCGGGGCTCGCCCGCcaccgacggccgccgccgcagccgcggaGGGCCCCGCCTCCCACCCCTTCCTCGACCTCCTCGACGCCTGCTTCAACAACGACGCCCCTGCCGCCGCATCCGACGGCGCCGATGGCGGCATGGGGCCCCGCATGATGCGGACAGAGAACAACTCCGCCACCTACGCGAGCTCCGGCAACCCCTGCCTCGACCTCTTCTTCCAGGTCGTCCCCGACACGCCGCCGCAGCGCGTGCGCGAGCTCGTCACCCTCGCGTGGGCGCACGACCCGCTCACGGCCCTCAAGCTCGTCGCGAACctccgcggcgtgcgcggcacGGGCAAGTCCGACAAGGAGGGCTTCTACGCCGCCGCGCTCTGGCTGCACGAGCGCCACCCCAAGACGCTCGCCTGCAATCTCCCCGCGCTCGCCGAGTTTGGCTACCTCAAGGACTTCCCCGAGCTGCTCTACCGCCTCATTCACGGCGCGGACGTCCGCAAGCTCGCCAAGGACAAGGTGGGCATCGCGAAGATTAGGCGCAAGGTCGCGGAGGTCCGCGCCGCCCGTCTGGCCGGCACGAAGCGCGCTGGCAGCCACACAGCCGCGCCACAGCCCGCTGCCGCGCCCGTGCTTGCCGACTTCGTCAGCGCCGCGCTCTCCAACCCCAAGACCAAGTCCAAGCGTGGCAGTAAGTCTGGAGGCGGCGAGGTCTCTGCCGCGGCCATGGAGACAGAGGAGGAGGCTTCTCATGATcaggcggcggaggccatggaGCAAAAACCCGAGAAGATAGAGGTGGATCACAAGGAGGCGGCTGCTGCGAAGAAGGAGATCGCCATGACGAAGGAGGTGCGGAAGGTAGCCAAGCTCGCAGTGCAATCTCTGGAGACGTACTACAACGATGGCGCCTACCGCTTCCTGTTGGACTGCGTCGCTCAGTTCTTTGCCGACCTCCTCGCCTCCGACGTCGAGCAGCTCGCCCCCGGCGgccagaagaggaagatcgGGCTCGCCGCCAAGTGGTGCCCAACTCCGGGCTCGTCGTTCGACCGTACCACGCTGCTCTGCGAGGCCATCGCCCGCCGCCTCTTCCCGCGCGACTCCAGCCCCGAGTACTCCGACCTGTCGGAGGAGCACTACGCGTACCGCGTGctccaccgtctccgccgcgaGGTGCTGGTGCCGCTGCGGAAGGTCCTGGAGCTTCCAGAGGTGTACATGAGCGCCCAGCGGTGGTCCGAGCTTCCCTACACCCGCGTGGCGTCGGTGGCCATGAGGCGCTACAAGGACCTGTTCAAGAAGCACGACGAGGCTCGCTTCGACAAGTACCTCGAGGATGTCGAGGCTGGTAAGGCCAAGATCGCGGCCGGTGCGCTCCTGCCCCACGAGATCGCGGCCGCGGCCTTCCGTGGCGAGGCAGACGACGTGTCGGAGCTGCAGTGGCGCCGCATGGTGGAGGACCTCCGCAAGAAGGGGTCGCTGAGCAACTGCATCGCCGTCTGCGACGTGTCCGGGAGCATGTCCGGCACGCCAATTGAGGTGTGCGTGGCGCTGGGCCTGCTCATCTCCGAGCTCAGCGAGAAGCCGTGGGGCGGCAGAGTTATCACGTTCAGTGAGACCCCCCAGATCCACAAGATCGAGGGCAAGACCCTCACCCAGAAGATGAGCTTCATCATGCGCATGCAGTGGAACATGAACACCAACTTCCAGGCAGTGTTCGACCGCATCCTCCGCACAGCTGTGGACGGCCGGCTTCCCAAGGACAAGATGATCAGGACTGTCTTCGTGTTCAGCGACATGGAGTTCGACCAGGCGTCGGCAAACCCCTGGGAGACGGACTACCAGGTCATCTGCGGCAAGTTCAAGGACGCCGGGTACGGTGACGCAGTGCCGCAGATCGTGTTCTGGAACCTAAGGGACTCGCGGTCCACGCCTGTGACTTCGACGCAGCCGGGAGTCGCGATGGTGAGCGGCTTCTCTAAGAACCTGGTCAAGCTCTTCCTGGAGAACGATGGCGTGGTGAGCCCGGAGGCTGTCATGGCGGCGGCGATCTCAGGTTCCGAGTACCAGAAGCTTGCCGTGTTCGATTGA